The Burkholderiales bacterium genomic sequence TCTCCTCGCGCAACAGCCGGGGCGTGTAGTCCCCCGTGAAGTTGGCCCGGGCCAAGTCCCCGTTGGCCACTTGGCCCGTCAGGCGCTGGGACAAAGAAAGCCGCACCGGCTGGGAAACGTTGGGAAGGAAAACCCACAGGTCCCGATCCCGCATGAGCAGGATCTGGCCGCGCTCGGAGGCGGGCTCGGTCACCATCACGATGGTCTTGTCGTTGCCCTTGGAGAGGACGCGGTACTTGCGGTTCTCGGTGGTGGCGCCATCGCTGGTGGTGGTGATGGCGACGTCGACTTCGAACCCCTCCTGGGGAAACCGGATCGCGTCGGCCTTTTCCACTATACTACGGGCAACCGCATCGGCGTCCGTGGTAGGGGAAGCGGCGCCGAGAGACACGGCCGTCAAAGCGAGCGCTGCCACGCAAGCGAACGCCGTTGTCGCGAGGGCCGCGAGCCGGAAGCGCGGACATCATGCGCTTAACGACTGCAACCGAGAGACGAGCGTTTCCGAACACGCCATGCCATGAGCGTCGTCCTGGTTGAGCACGTGACCAAAATCTACCGGCTGGGTACGCAGACGGTCAAGGCGCTGGAGGACGTGTCCCTCGCGGTCGAAGCGGGCGTTTTCATGGCCATCGCCGGCCCCTCGGGGAGCGGGAAGTCCACGCTGCTCAACCTGATCGGTTGCATCGACACGCCCACCGAGGGACGGGTCTTCGTCAACGGTCAGGACGTGACCGGGAAAACGCCCGACCAGCTCGCCGGATTGCGCGGGCGCACCATCGGGTTTATCTTTCAGACGTTCAACCTGTTCCCGGTGCTCACGGCGGAGGAGAACGTGGAGTACCCGCTGCTCCAGTTTCCGGAGCTGTCCCGCAAGGAGCGCAAAGCGCGGGTCGCCCATTTCCTCGACGTGGTGCAGCTCAGGGAATTCGCCCGTCATCGCCCCAACCAGCTCTCCGGCGGCCAGCGCCAGCGGGTGGCCATCGCCCGGGCCCTGGCCACCCATCCCAGCATCGTGCTGGCGGACGAGCCCACGGCCAACCTGGACCATCGCACCGGGAGCAGCATTCTGGAGCTCATGCGGGCCATCAACCGCCGGCTCGGCACCACCTTCGTCTTTTCCACCCACGATCAGAAGGTGATGGACATGGCCGACCGCCTGGTGCAGATCGAAGACGGTCGGATCACCCGGCTCGCGGTGCGCGCCGGCGACCGCTGGGTCGCGGTGGACGCCCGCAAGCGGGGGGGTGCCCTCGACGTGGCGGGGAGGTCCCATTAAGCGGCATAGCACTTTTGGGCTGCTCGCCGGGCTGGCAGCTTCGAGCCTGGCCAGCGCGGCTTGGGCCGCGCCCGCCGGGCCTGCCGCCATGGAGCGGGATAGTTCACGGCTCGAAGGGTCGGTGCCTGCCCCTTACCCGATGAGCGCGTCCTCGCTGGGTGGTCTGCTAGCGAGTCTTGCCGCTCAACAGGCGGCGTCAAGCCCGCCACCCCTTCCCAGGGACGGCTCGGCATCCATCAAACACCCCGAGACAAAAACCGTAGGGCGCGTAGAGCGGGGCGAAACGCACCGGGCAGCGCCGGTGAACGGTGCGCCAAGGCGCCCCCTGCCCGCTGACGGCCGGCGGGATGACGTGAGCGTCGTGCCTGTCAAGGCCGGAGACGGGGCGCTGCGGCTGGCCCAGGCCGAAGCCCATGGCGCGGGGGATGCCGGCGCGCCGCTGCCCAGCAGCCGGGAGGAGCTTTTCGGGCTGGCGCCGGCCGAAGAAAGCGCTCCTGCGGTCAAGTGGGGCGGATTCCTCGACTCCACCCTGGCCTACACGTACAGCAAACCCACCCACTGGTCCCGGGCAGTGGCGCGCACCCAGCTCGAAGCCGAAGGGCGCCTGGGGGATGGCCTGCGGTGGAAAGCGGGCGCCCGGGTGGACGCGGACCCGGTCTATTTCGCCTCTGACTTCTACTTGCCCAAGGTCAAGGAAGACCAGCGGCTGGAGGCGTTCTGGCGGGAAATCTACCTGGACTTTCCCCTCGCCGGATGGGATTTACGCGTCGGCGCGCAGAATATCGTGTGGGGCGAGGTGGTGGGGCTGTTCTTCGCCGACGTGGTTTCGGCGCGGGATTTGCGGGACTTCCTCCTGCCCGGCTTCGATGTCATCCGCATTCCCCAATGGGCGGCGCGGGCGGAGTACTTCGCCGGGGACGCCCACCTGGAACTCGTCTGGATCCCCGTTCCCGTGCTCGACGACATCGGCAAGCCCGGCTCGGATTTCTACCCCGTGCCCCTGCCTTCGCCGACGCCGCCGGAGGTGGCGGCCTTGTTCCTGGACCCGGAGCGCCCGGCCCGAACCCTCGGCAACGGCAACTACGGGCTTCGCTTCAATACCCTCACCGCCGGCTGGGACTGGTCGCTCTTCTATTACCGGAGCTTCAGCGCCCATCCCACCTTCTTCCGCCTGGCGCCGGCCGGACCCGGGCTGCCCGCCCGCGTCCAGCCCCGCCACGACCGCATCTGGCAGCTCGGGGGGACTTTGAGCAAGGACCTGGGCGCTTTCGTGCTGCGGGCGGAGGCGGTCTATACCCACGGTCAACGCTTCAGCGTGACCGATCCCGCGGCCCCTAACGGGGTGGTGGAGCAGGAGACCCTGGACGTCATCGCCGGCGCCGATTTCTCCCTGGGGGGAGCCACCCACCTCAACGTGCAGGCGTTTCAGCGCGCTTTCCTGGACGGGGGAGGCGGGGGTCACATCATCAAGACCGACGGCCTCGGCGGAAGCCTCCGGCTCACCACCAAGCTGGGGGCTCGGTTCGAGCCCCAGCTCCTCTGGATCCAGAGCTTCAAGGACGCGGGCGGGCTCATCCGCCCGCGGCTCAACTGGCTGCTGGAAAAGAACACCACCCTGGGATTCGGGCTCGATATCTTCACCGGGCCGCAGGACGGGTTCTTCGGCCGCTACGGCAACCGGGATCGAATCTATACCGAGCTGCGCCACGATTTCTAGACGTTGTGCCGCAGCGCGTCCACGATGGAAAGCCGCGCCATGCGGCGGGCGGGCAGAAGGGTGGCCAGCACGGTGGCGAAGACGCCCACCAGCGCCGCCCCCGTGATTACTCCGGGAACGAGCTGGATCCGGGCCATGTAGCCCAAGTTGGCGTTGGGGGGCGGCGGCATCGGGATGCCGACGGCGGAGATCACCGCAGCGAGGCCGACCCCCAGCGCGACCCCGATCCCGGCACCGATGGAGCCGATCAACAGCCCTTCCGTCATGATCAGGCCAAACACCTTGCGGCGCCGGTCTCCCAGGGCGCACATGGTGCCGAACTCGCCGATGCGCTCGAAGAGGCTCAGGTTCACGGTGTTGGCGACGGAAAGCAGCACCATGAGCAGCACGATCAGGCGCAGCACCCCGAACTGCCGCTCGTACAGGTCCACGGTCTTTTCGTAGAAGTCGCTGAGCTCCCGCCAGGTGCGAAGGGTGAGGCCCGCCGTTTCCAACCGGCTTCGGAGCGAGGCGGCGAAACGGTCCGTCGCTCCGGTGGCACCGAGTTCCACCACCAGCACGTTCACGCCGGAGGTGGCGAGCAGCTCCTGGGCCGCCTCCAGAGGGATCTTGACCGCCCGGGCGTCGTAATCCTTGGAGTAACTTTGGAACACCCCCACCACCTCGAAGTCCAGGACGTTCACCGCGCCCCCCATCGCGGTGGTCATCAGGGTCACGGTGTCGCCGGGCCCGAGCTTGAGGGCCCTCGCTAACCCCTCGCCCACGAGAATCCCGTAGCGATGGCGCGAGCTTAAGCGCTCCCCGAACTGGATCACCATATAGGTGCCCAGCCGCGCCTCCTTGTCCGGCTCGATCCCTTCGCCCACCACCGGCAAATCGGTGCGGCCGTTCCCAAGCAACGCCGAGAAATACAGCCGCCCCATCACCTGGGCTGCTCCTGGCTGGGCAGCGAGGCGCTGTGCCACGCCGGCGGCGTCTTCGATCAGGTACTTCTCCGGCGCCTGGGAGCCATAGGTGAAAAAGCCTTTCCGGGCAACCTGCACGTGCCCAGTCTGGGAGCGGATGATGGCCTCTCCCAGTTGGATATAGATGTCCTGGACGAAGCCGCCGGTCAGCACCAACCCGCTCACCCCGAACCCGATGGCCGCCAGCGTGAGCCCAGTGCGCAGCCGATGCCGGGCGACGTTGCGGGCGGCGAGCCCGAGAAAGGTGGCGAGGCGCTCGAGGCCGGATCGCACCCCGGACATGGGCTTAACGGCTGTGGCGAAGGGCATCCACGATGGGCAGGCTCGCCGCCTTCCAGGCCGGATAGAGGCTGGCGAAAAAGGCGGTGACCAAAGCGAGAAGGGCGGCGTCGGCCGTGAGGGACCAGCTCACGGCGATTTCGGCCGTGTAACCCCGGCCCATGCCGGGGGCGGGGGGCATGGGAATGCCAACGGCGGAGATCGCCGCCGCGGCGACGGCTCCCAGGAGGGCTCCCAGCCCTCCCCCAGCGAGCCCGATCAGCAGGCCCTCGCCGACGAAGCGTTGCATGATCTGCCGTCGCTTTGCCCCCAGCGCGAGGGCTGTGCCGATTTCCCAGGTTCTTTCCAGAACCGACATGGTGAGCACGTTGGAGATGCTGAGCACGATAATCACCGCGATGATGAGCTTGACGAAACCCACCTGGCGCTTGAAAAGCGCCGCGGTCTTGTTATAGAAATCCGCCAACTGGAACCAGGGCACGATCTCCAGCCCCAGCGCCTCGAGACGGGGGCGGAGGCGCGCCAATACTTCGGGGGTCGCTTCC encodes the following:
- a CDS encoding ABC transporter ATP-binding protein codes for the protein MSVVLVEHVTKIYRLGTQTVKALEDVSLAVEAGVFMAIAGPSGSGKSTLLNLIGCIDTPTEGRVFVNGQDVTGKTPDQLAGLRGRTIGFIFQTFNLFPVLTAEENVEYPLLQFPELSRKERKARVAHFLDVVQLREFARHRPNQLSGGQRQRVAIARALATHPSIVLADEPTANLDHRTGSSILELMRAINRRLGTTFVFSTHDQKVMDMADRLVQIEDGRITRLAVRAGDRWVAVDARKRGGALDVAGRSH
- a CDS encoding permease; translation: MSGVRSGLERLATFLGLAARNVARHRLRTGLTLAAIGFGVSGLVLTGGFVQDIYIQLGEAIIRSQTGHVQVARKGFFTYGSQAPEKYLIEDAAGVAQRLAAQPGAAQVMGRLYFSALLGNGRTDLPVVGEGIEPDKEARLGTYMVIQFGERLSSRHRYGILVGEGLARALKLGPGDTVTLMTTAMGGAVNVLDFEVVGVFQSYSKDYDARAVKIPLEAAQELLATSGVNVLVVELGATGATDRFAASLRSRLETAGLTLRTWRELSDFYEKTVDLYERQFGVLRLIVLLMVLLSVANTVNLSLFERIGEFGTMCALGDRRRKVFGLIMTEGLLIGSIGAGIGVALGVGLAAVISAVGIPMPPPPNANLGYMARIQLVPGVITGAALVGVFATVLATLLPARRMARLSIVDALRHNV